One Lujinxingia sediminis DNA segment encodes these proteins:
- a CDS encoding YifB family Mg chelatase-like AAA ATPase has product MITRVHSATLLGVDASLVDIEIDFAVGLPAFHLVGLPDNAIRESRLRVQAAIENLTLEFPVDRRVTVNLAPANIRKDGTAFDLPIALAILRAQGVLPPLASAPRLADYLVAGELALDGRVRPIRGALAMAILARDMGLKGVMVPRENAAEAAVVEGVEVLGFEHLSEVVALMQARNEAAPFERQPMPQPGLRRAGDVDFSQVSGQLPAKRALEVAAAGAHNVLMIGPPGSGKSMLARRLATILPEMSFEEALETTKIYSVTGRLPPQTPWISERPFRAPHHTISEVGLVGGGSGIPRPGELSMAHNGVLFLDELPEFRRNSLETLRQPLENRQVTLTRSLLSLTYPADVMLVAAMNPCRCGHFGNSARRCSCSIDEIKRYRSRLSGPLLDRIDIHIEVPAVPYEELRRARPSEPSSVIRQRVQRARNRQRERLLSCGRHANSQMGPDQLRRYCALTDDCHEMLARVVDRLGLSARSCDRMLKVARTIADLDEARDITQAHLAEAIHYRSLDRPLDAQLAS; this is encoded by the coding sequence ATGATCACCCGCGTGCATTCTGCGACTTTGCTGGGCGTCGACGCCTCGCTGGTCGATATCGAGATCGACTTTGCTGTAGGACTTCCGGCCTTCCACCTGGTGGGGCTTCCGGACAACGCCATCCGGGAGAGCCGCCTGCGGGTGCAGGCGGCCATTGAGAACCTCACCCTGGAGTTTCCCGTGGATCGGCGCGTCACCGTGAACCTCGCGCCGGCGAACATCCGCAAAGATGGCACCGCCTTTGATCTTCCGATCGCCCTTGCGATCCTTCGCGCCCAGGGGGTGCTTCCCCCGCTGGCGAGCGCGCCGCGACTTGCCGACTACCTGGTCGCCGGGGAGCTCGCGCTCGACGGACGTGTGCGCCCGATTCGCGGGGCACTGGCCATGGCGATCCTCGCCCGCGACATGGGGCTGAAGGGGGTGATGGTCCCCCGGGAGAACGCCGCTGAGGCCGCTGTGGTCGAAGGCGTGGAGGTGCTTGGCTTTGAGCACCTCTCAGAGGTCGTGGCGTTGATGCAGGCCCGCAACGAGGCCGCCCCCTTTGAACGCCAGCCGATGCCCCAACCGGGACTGCGACGAGCGGGCGATGTGGACTTTTCACAGGTCAGCGGGCAGCTCCCGGCCAAGCGCGCCCTGGAGGTCGCCGCCGCCGGCGCACATAACGTCCTGATGATCGGTCCCCCCGGCTCGGGAAAAAGCATGCTTGCCCGGCGTCTGGCCACAATCCTCCCTGAGATGAGCTTTGAAGAGGCGCTGGAGACGACCAAAATCTACAGCGTCACCGGCCGACTTCCTCCGCAGACCCCCTGGATCTCGGAGCGCCCCTTTCGCGCCCCGCACCACACCATCAGTGAGGTCGGGCTTGTGGGCGGCGGCTCCGGCATCCCGCGCCCCGGAGAGCTGAGTATGGCGCATAACGGGGTGCTCTTCCTCGATGAGCTCCCGGAGTTCCGGCGCAACTCCCTGGAGACGCTGCGCCAGCCCCTGGAAAACCGTCAGGTCACTCTGACCCGCAGTCTGCTCAGCCTGACCTACCCGGCCGATGTGATGCTGGTGGCAGCCATGAACCCCTGTCGCTGTGGCCATTTTGGCAACAGCGCCCGACGATGCTCCTGCTCCATCGACGAGATCAAACGCTACCGCTCTCGCTTAAGCGGCCCGCTCCTCGATCGCATCGACATCCACATCGAGGTCCCGGCGGTGCCCTATGAGGAGCTCAGGCGCGCGCGCCCCTCGGAGCCCTCCTCGGTGATCCGCCAGCGGGTACAGCGCGCGCGCAACCGTCAGCGCGAGCGCCTGCTCAGCTGCGGACGTCACGCCAACAGCCAGATGGGCCCAGACCAGCTTCGTCGCTACTGTGCCCTGACCGATGACTGCCACGAGATGCTCGCCAGGGTCGTCGATCGCCTTGGACTGAGCGCACGAAGTTGCGATCGTATGCTCAAGGTCGCCCGCACCATCGCCGACCTCGACGAGGCACGGGATATCACCCAGGCGCACCTGGCCGAGGCGATTCACTACCGCTCACTGGACCGGCCCCTCGACGCTCAGCTGGCATCATAG
- a CDS encoding bifunctional serine/threonine-protein kinase/formylglycine-generating enzyme family protein codes for MDWKVHQQIARVALERRLVDFEAVSRSLYDLGRLADEGKTPTVEYWVSQGWLAPEGLDEVLRSLGYQEGLERAQTAFVEGRGEERTTRFQKNDEVVTSRIEVGRRAPTLGVSRREVGAQADEPPEGLGLETSTEVAADATPTLRAGVAAAWARPGWRSGEETGRHFAFERTEVYQPALSAGEMLSGQARYELGAALGAGGGGSVISAHDRVLGRVVAMKIARPSARHDARAVARFLAEAQITGQLEHPNIMPIYDVGVLDDGRVYYTMRRVNHHSLAEVIAGLRARDEAYLREYSCHRLLGILQQAAQAIHYAHVRGVVHRDLKPSNIMLGEYGEVLVMDWGIAHVSGNRVHTDLGPEDEPGQGQTLGTPSYMSPEQAQGRLHEVDARSDVYGLGAVLYEILSLEVPYDGEDARATMWMVVEGLLVPPSKRAEPLWTFSEAIEAVCLRAMSSEREERFASARQFYEALDEAISGSGPVQVQSSVERGQVLLNTYREVLASAEELADEIDGISGQVEPWESIERKRALWELEDRRLQLQRESAQIFGEAVAAFQEVLHLHPEQPEARCGMAELSWERYRASRQRQDIAGMVYYEAMVREHGGEAFAARFARHCDVTLTTRPPGADITLFPCQEIDRRMVVADARQLGRSPVHLASLEAGSYMIVVQRSGSSPVRAPLHVEVGMTRAEFRVDLPADHEVAAGFVYVAGGPCSLGGDPEAFHPSPARRVDVASFFCARLPVTFREYLEWLDELSQSDLEQARHHAPKTRADDGELATFDVATGRWTPSPILIEGPMRDRYAEGGGYELDLPVVGISAHDARAYCAWRAQRDGRRYRLLREDEWEKAGRGVDARFFPWGNHFDATFCKMRYSRPEFSQPEPVGSFLDDTSPYGVRDLSGGVQEWCEAGPEDGDDRAVRGGGWNRDQCACRLASRMRVLADARSAGIGFRLAYDAS; via the coding sequence TTGGATTGGAAAGTACATCAACAGATCGCGCGGGTGGCGCTGGAGCGCAGGCTGGTTGATTTTGAAGCCGTGTCGCGCAGTCTCTATGACCTGGGGCGTCTGGCCGACGAGGGAAAGACGCCTACGGTCGAATACTGGGTAAGCCAGGGGTGGCTGGCACCCGAGGGGCTTGATGAGGTCTTGCGCAGCCTGGGCTATCAGGAGGGCTTGGAACGGGCTCAGACCGCGTTCGTGGAAGGCCGGGGGGAGGAGCGAACGACCCGTTTTCAGAAGAACGACGAGGTGGTGACCTCGCGCATCGAGGTCGGCCGCCGTGCGCCTACCCTCGGGGTGTCGCGTCGGGAGGTTGGCGCGCAGGCTGATGAGCCTCCCGAGGGACTGGGGCTGGAGACGAGCACGGAAGTCGCTGCTGACGCCACCCCCACGCTGCGTGCAGGCGTGGCAGCGGCCTGGGCCCGGCCCGGGTGGCGAAGTGGGGAAGAGACCGGGCGCCATTTCGCCTTTGAGCGCACGGAAGTCTATCAGCCGGCGTTGAGCGCTGGCGAGATGCTCAGCGGGCAGGCGCGCTACGAGTTGGGCGCGGCGCTGGGGGCGGGTGGTGGTGGCAGCGTGATCTCGGCGCATGATCGCGTGCTCGGGCGGGTGGTGGCGATGAAGATCGCACGGCCCTCGGCTCGTCATGACGCCCGCGCGGTGGCGCGTTTTCTGGCGGAAGCGCAGATCACAGGCCAACTCGAGCATCCCAACATCATGCCGATCTACGATGTGGGTGTGCTTGATGACGGGCGGGTTTATTACACCATGCGGCGAGTCAACCATCACTCTCTGGCCGAGGTGATCGCGGGCCTGCGCGCGCGCGACGAGGCGTACCTTCGCGAGTACTCGTGTCACCGTCTGCTGGGCATCCTCCAGCAGGCCGCGCAGGCCATTCATTACGCGCATGTCCGCGGGGTGGTGCACCGTGACCTGAAGCCCTCCAACATTATGCTTGGCGAGTATGGGGAGGTGCTGGTGATGGACTGGGGCATCGCTCATGTCAGCGGCAACCGGGTACACACCGACCTGGGACCAGAGGATGAGCCCGGCCAGGGGCAAACCCTGGGGACGCCCTCGTACATGTCGCCGGAGCAGGCTCAGGGGCGCCTTCATGAGGTTGATGCCCGCAGTGACGTCTACGGGCTGGGGGCCGTGCTCTATGAGATCCTCTCTCTGGAGGTGCCATATGATGGCGAGGACGCGCGCGCGACGATGTGGATGGTGGTTGAGGGCCTCCTTGTGCCGCCTTCAAAGCGAGCAGAGCCGTTGTGGACATTCAGCGAGGCGATTGAGGCGGTCTGCCTGCGGGCGATGTCGAGCGAACGCGAGGAGCGCTTCGCTTCGGCTCGCCAATTCTACGAGGCCCTCGATGAGGCCATCAGCGGGAGCGGTCCGGTGCAGGTGCAGAGTAGCGTGGAGCGCGGTCAGGTGCTGCTCAACACGTACCGTGAGGTACTCGCCAGTGCTGAAGAGCTGGCAGATGAGATCGACGGCATCAGCGGGCAGGTGGAGCCCTGGGAGTCGATTGAACGCAAACGCGCACTCTGGGAGCTCGAAGATCGACGCCTGCAACTTCAGCGTGAGAGCGCGCAGATCTTTGGTGAGGCTGTGGCCGCCTTCCAGGAGGTTCTTCATCTTCACCCGGAACAGCCTGAGGCGCGCTGCGGGATGGCTGAGCTCAGCTGGGAGCGTTATCGGGCCTCCCGTCAGCGCCAGGACATCGCTGGCATGGTTTACTACGAGGCGATGGTGCGGGAGCACGGTGGGGAGGCGTTCGCCGCGCGCTTTGCGCGTCATTGCGACGTGACGCTTACGACGCGACCGCCCGGTGCCGACATCACGCTCTTTCCGTGTCAGGAGATCGACCGACGGATGGTCGTTGCCGATGCTCGCCAGCTGGGACGATCGCCGGTGCACCTCGCCTCGCTGGAGGCCGGGAGTTACATGATTGTGGTGCAGCGCAGCGGATCGTCACCGGTGCGGGCGCCTCTTCATGTGGAAGTGGGCATGACGCGGGCCGAGTTTCGCGTGGATCTTCCCGCCGACCACGAAGTCGCTGCGGGCTTTGTCTATGTTGCCGGAGGGCCTTGCTCCCTCGGTGGTGATCCGGAGGCGTTTCATCCCTCTCCGGCGCGTCGGGTAGACGTCGCCTCGTTCTTTTGCGCGCGTCTCCCGGTGACCTTCCGCGAGTACCTGGAGTGGCTCGATGAGCTCAGCCAGAGCGATCTGGAACAGGCCCGACATCACGCTCCGAAGACCCGCGCCGACGATGGTGAGTTGGCGACTTTCGATGTCGCAACCGGACGCTGGACGCCTTCACCCATTCTTATTGAGGGGCCGATGCGCGATCGCTACGCCGAAGGGGGCGGGTATGAACTCGATCTTCCGGTCGTGGGCATCAGCGCCCATGACGCCCGGGCCTACTGCGCCTGGCGCGCTCAACGCGACGGCCGCCGCTACCGGTTGCTTCGTGAAGATGAATGGGAGAAGGCCGGTCGCGGTGTCGACGCACGCTTCTTTCCCTGGGGAAACCACTTCGACGCGACCTTCTGCAAAATGCGCTACTCTCGCCCCGAGTTCAGCCAGCCCGAGCCGGTGGGCTCTTTTCTCGATGATACCTCCCCCTACGGCGTGCGTGACCTCAGCGGCGGGGTTCAGGAGTGGTGCGAAGCCGGCCCGGAGGACGGCGACGACCGGGCGGTGCGTGGCGGCGGCTGGAATAGGGATCAGTGCGCGTGCCGCCTGGCCAGTCGCATGCGTGTTCTGGCCGATGCCCGCTCGGCGGGCATCGGATTTCGTCTGGCCTATGATGCCAGCTGA
- a CDS encoding phenylalanine 4-monooxygenase: MERAAQEQELAGLKMDGAGFISHEGRTYSEEENAIWKLLCERRMAKLPDTACEAWLEGVEKLKMPLDRVPLFDELNANLRPLTGWELRAVNGFIPAEMFFGSMGKRQFPSTLEIRPMDRLEYLQEPDIFHDVFGHVPMHTDPVFADFVQEYGQLVTELDDRDKFDAMARLWWYTVEFGLVKEAGQVKLYGSGLMSSFGEADNVFDGGPEIRPFDLDEVISTPFRIDIYQPIFWVAEGFDQLRDSVQELRRRWAEELTN; the protein is encoded by the coding sequence ATGGAACGTGCAGCACAGGAGCAGGAGCTCGCCGGCCTTAAAATGGACGGTGCGGGGTTTATTTCGCACGAGGGCCGCACCTACAGCGAGGAGGAGAACGCGATCTGGAAGCTGCTCTGCGAGCGCCGCATGGCAAAGCTCCCCGATACCGCCTGCGAGGCCTGGCTGGAAGGGGTTGAGAAGTTGAAGATGCCGCTCGATCGCGTGCCCCTTTTCGATGAACTCAACGCCAATTTGCGCCCGCTTACCGGCTGGGAGCTGCGCGCAGTCAACGGGTTTATCCCCGCTGAGATGTTCTTTGGTTCGATGGGCAAACGGCAGTTCCCCTCGACCCTGGAGATCCGCCCGATGGATCGGTTGGAGTATCTTCAGGAGCCGGACATCTTTCACGATGTCTTCGGGCATGTTCCGATGCACACCGATCCGGTCTTTGCGGATTTTGTGCAGGAGTACGGTCAGCTTGTCACCGAGCTCGACGATCGCGACAAGTTCGACGCGATGGCGCGCCTGTGGTGGTACACGGTGGAGTTCGGCCTTGTGAAGGAGGCCGGTCAGGTCAAGCTCTACGGCTCGGGCTTGATGTCGTCATTCGGCGAGGCCGACAACGTCTTTGATGGCGGCCCGGAGATTCGGCCCTTTGATCTCGACGAGGTGATCTCGACGCCCTTCCGCATCGACATCTACCAGCCGATTTTCTGGGTGGCCGAAGGTTTTGATCAGTTGCGGGATTCGGTGCAGGAGTTGCGCCGCCGTTGGGCCGAAGAGCTGACGAACTGA
- a CDS encoding TldD/PmbA family protein — MSAGLMGRVSGRLLAGMMVAMVGCAAAPTASEPATVVLTGPNGSEREEVVSTLSAELDRSMERLRLDDYEGPYFLSYQLKDDESVTIGGKFGALTTDSHSRQRYAYVESRVGSYGFDNFANIDAESYRMANFRADRVVPLDDGDALRGALWLLTDETYKKALSDYLTKRGGAVYEAQEEVEVPSFSREDAVSHRGPAKPLELDEVAWREQVRRITGELKEHTFLLDASMEVSAQRVVRYLVNSEGSEVVDEQRLYTIQAQAYTRADDGMLLENSRLFYARDLHALPSWEVVESAVAEMIEELRLLREAEVIDPYTGPAILAPEATGVLFHEAVGHRLEGERQRDEQEGRTFQGRVGKVVLPEFISVYDDPLLSEVDGVQLNGYYTHDDEGVPAQRAELIEEGVLRGFLMSRTPIEGVDSSNGHGRAQGVNVPRARMANLVVEATEEAQVSFEELRQRLLDEVRRQGKPFGLLIQDITGGSTNTLGYGYQAFKGVPRMIYRIDAETGEQELVRGVELVGTPLSSINKIVAASQETGIFNGYCGAESGYVPVSTVAPAILTTEIELQRTQQARERRPILSPPWAP; from the coding sequence ATGAGTGCAGGGTTGATGGGCAGGGTCAGCGGAAGGCTGCTGGCTGGAATGATGGTGGCGATGGTCGGCTGTGCGGCCGCTCCGACGGCGAGTGAGCCTGCCACCGTGGTGTTGACCGGCCCGAATGGCTCCGAGCGTGAGGAGGTTGTGAGCACGCTCAGCGCGGAGCTCGACCGCTCGATGGAACGGCTGCGACTCGACGATTATGAGGGCCCCTACTTTCTCTCCTACCAGCTCAAGGACGATGAGTCGGTGACCATCGGCGGCAAGTTTGGTGCGTTGACCACCGACTCGCACAGCCGCCAGCGCTATGCTTACGTCGAGAGCCGTGTGGGCTCCTACGGGTTTGATAACTTTGCCAACATCGACGCGGAGAGCTACCGCATGGCCAACTTCCGGGCCGACCGGGTGGTGCCGCTCGATGATGGCGATGCGCTTCGCGGCGCGCTCTGGTTGCTCACAGATGAGACGTACAAAAAGGCCTTGAGCGACTACCTGACCAAGCGCGGCGGCGCGGTCTACGAGGCTCAAGAAGAGGTCGAAGTTCCCAGCTTCTCGCGAGAAGACGCCGTGAGCCATCGCGGTCCGGCGAAGCCTCTGGAGCTTGATGAAGTAGCCTGGCGTGAGCAGGTTCGCCGCATCACCGGCGAGCTCAAGGAGCATACCTTTTTGCTCGACGCGAGCATGGAGGTCTCCGCGCAGCGTGTGGTGCGCTACCTGGTCAACAGCGAGGGCAGCGAGGTGGTCGATGAGCAGCGCCTCTACACCATTCAGGCTCAGGCGTATACCCGCGCCGATGACGGGATGTTGCTGGAGAATAGTCGACTTTTTTACGCCCGGGATCTTCATGCGCTGCCGAGCTGGGAGGTCGTGGAGTCGGCTGTGGCCGAGATGATCGAGGAGTTGCGCCTGCTGCGTGAGGCCGAGGTGATCGACCCCTATACCGGCCCGGCAATCCTCGCTCCAGAAGCTACCGGGGTGCTTTTTCATGAAGCGGTCGGCCATCGTCTGGAGGGCGAGCGCCAGCGTGATGAGCAGGAAGGACGTACGTTCCAGGGGCGCGTAGGCAAGGTTGTGCTGCCGGAGTTTATCTCCGTCTACGACGATCCGCTGCTCTCGGAGGTCGATGGCGTGCAACTCAACGGCTACTACACTCACGACGACGAGGGTGTACCGGCGCAGCGTGCCGAGCTGATTGAGGAGGGGGTGCTCAGGGGCTTCTTGATGAGCCGCACCCCCATTGAGGGCGTCGACAGCTCCAACGGTCACGGCCGCGCCCAGGGGGTGAATGTGCCTCGAGCGCGTATGGCCAACCTGGTGGTCGAGGCCACCGAAGAGGCTCAGGTAAGTTTTGAGGAGCTGCGCCAGCGGCTGCTCGATGAGGTGCGCCGTCAGGGCAAACCCTTCGGCCTGTTGATTCAAGATATCACCGGTGGCTCGACCAATACGCTTGGCTACGGCTATCAGGCGTTTAAAGGTGTACCGCGTATGATTTATCGCATCGATGCTGAGACCGGTGAGCAGGAGCTTGTGCGCGGGGTGGAGCTTGTGGGCACGCCGCTCTCAAGCATCAATAAGATTGTCGCCGCATCTCAGGAGACGGGGATCTTTAACGGGTATTGCGGTGCCGAGAGCGGCTATGTGCCGGTGTCCACCGTGGCGCCGGCGATTCTGACCACCGAGATCGAGCTCCAGCGCACCCAGCAGGCCCGCGAGCGCCGCCCGATCCTCTCGCCGCCCTGGGCCCCTTAA
- a CDS encoding pilus assembly protein TadG-related protein, whose protein sequence is MTIEEEQSGGLSARLRRLHQEQRGALALLCLAGLMILLMMGLVVYDATEVANEKVHVQASADASAYSQAAINARTMNMLAFANVGKRVNIGMVAAYETVYSWMTWITGVAWVLTIACVLIAAIPGAQAVAKLCGKMAEVAVGATCATAKEAGDYLRLDTIVENFFGPEQRAFNNYQQYMADVTPYWSWTQGVWRGFTNNAPLTVGYPAPKNDADITFRQQLPVRIPAEHSWDGLCEKANEAPPIFGDGFEPGNIIEQADRRFMFVDFLIKNALSSDGEEDPAGGVEGAGDGGSGVGGGGNSQGAGQGQESACDSLEEEAANDPNSTFEPPREECEVDENGNETDDCETIPGSYTVDGHTIELGEGCIPTSVLEQLDEVDCTQGGATIKAGAYGATYLAGMLGLLIDTSEIPSILKRLTVMPDSFVERCKDGTRDRYQGAGGFHVDGPAWELQTENWLMNSSTLMYAYRPNAARNGTHRDRYQFMGEDSSPGVLNFASEGTWAISRGEIAWQGDDEPSLWESKWAARVRPVALDGEWEAYAQMHQDFSIWRGLRDIQGEVLATLLIAHGADATGSNLITHGYSISPGSLEALIFEALSTRAAFDAMEPERMEGVVK, encoded by the coding sequence ATGACGATCGAAGAGGAACAGTCGGGAGGGCTATCGGCGCGACTTCGGCGCCTTCATCAGGAGCAGCGTGGAGCGCTGGCGCTGTTGTGCCTGGCCGGCTTGATGATCCTGTTGATGATGGGGCTCGTGGTCTACGACGCCACCGAGGTCGCCAACGAGAAGGTCCACGTGCAGGCGTCGGCTGACGCTTCAGCATACAGCCAGGCGGCAATCAACGCGCGCACCATGAACATGCTGGCCTTCGCCAACGTCGGCAAACGCGTCAACATCGGTATGGTCGCAGCCTATGAGACGGTCTACAGCTGGATGACCTGGATCACCGGGGTGGCCTGGGTCTTGACCATTGCGTGCGTGTTGATCGCGGCAATACCGGGAGCTCAGGCTGTCGCCAAACTCTGCGGAAAAATGGCAGAGGTCGCAGTCGGCGCGACGTGTGCCACGGCAAAGGAGGCCGGCGATTATTTGCGCCTGGATACCATTGTAGAGAACTTCTTCGGGCCCGAGCAGCGCGCCTTTAACAACTACCAGCAATACATGGCCGATGTGACGCCGTACTGGAGTTGGACCCAGGGGGTCTGGCGCGGATTTACCAACAACGCACCGCTGACCGTGGGTTATCCGGCACCCAAGAACGATGCCGACATCACCTTCCGTCAGCAGCTTCCAGTGCGCATTCCGGCCGAACATAGCTGGGACGGGCTCTGCGAGAAGGCCAATGAAGCCCCCCCGATCTTCGGAGACGGGTTTGAGCCGGGCAATATCATTGAGCAGGCTGACCGACGCTTTATGTTCGTTGACTTCCTGATCAAGAACGCGCTGAGTTCCGATGGCGAAGAAGATCCGGCAGGTGGCGTCGAGGGAGCCGGTGATGGCGGCAGCGGTGTGGGGGGAGGTGGCAACAGCCAGGGCGCCGGCCAGGGCCAGGAGTCGGCCTGCGACTCGCTCGAAGAGGAAGCGGCCAATGACCCCAACTCCACCTTTGAGCCGCCCCGTGAGGAGTGCGAGGTCGATGAGAACGGCAATGAGACCGATGATTGCGAGACGATTCCCGGCTCGTACACCGTCGACGGCCATACCATTGAGCTTGGCGAGGGGTGCATCCCCACCAGCGTGTTGGAGCAGCTCGACGAGGTTGACTGCACCCAGGGTGGCGCCACCATCAAGGCCGGCGCCTACGGGGCGACGTATCTGGCGGGCATGTTGGGGCTTTTGATCGACACCAGCGAAATCCCCTCCATTCTCAAGCGCCTTACCGTGATGCCTGACTCCTTTGTGGAGCGATGCAAAGACGGCACGCGCGACCGCTATCAGGGGGCCGGAGGGTTTCACGTCGACGGTCCGGCCTGGGAGCTTCAGACCGAGAACTGGCTGATGAACTCCTCGACGCTGATGTACGCCTACCGGCCCAACGCAGCGCGCAACGGCACCCACCGCGATCGCTATCAATTCATGGGAGAGGACTCCAGTCCGGGGGTTCTCAACTTCGCCAGCGAGGGCACCTGGGCTATCAGCCGCGGTGAGATCGCCTGGCAGGGCGATGATGAACCCTCGTTGTGGGAGTCGAAGTGGGCGGCGCGCGTGCGTCCGGTGGCGCTGGATGGCGAATGGGAGGCCTACGCCCAGATGCATCAGGATTTCTCCATCTGGAGAGGACTACGCGATATTCAAGGTGAGGTGCTCGCCACCTTGCTGATCGCTCACGGCGCCGACGCCACCGGAAGCAACCTCATTACCCACGGCTACTCGATCTCGCCGGGAAGCCTGGAGGCGCTGATCTTTGAGGCGCTTTCGACCCGGGCGGCCTTTGACGCGATGGAGCCCGAACGCATGGAGGGGGTTGTCAAATGA
- a CDS encoding TadE/TadG family type IV pilus assembly protein → MRSAAQWGARLTRGGFHLIGVLLVCGLVSWIVADAPLTLRLVAASWQHEGVPRAVALGGAIQLGLSACVWALLMIVWELFTSGGARRVAHTSQRALRAARGTVITETLIVIPIVLLLIFGLAQLAINNIAGVLNQVAYFQAARTAWVWAPEPGISEADLKDRARIAVALTFTPVAPGNYQTTGYFGVGGDGDLSERALDAREIMRERYFSIEDAIIGALPLEPSADANNTSFDRALDSSTNYATRATQKFTHAYLATEIEEVINTGGEVGVSYTYYLHQAMPLVGGIFGETHTVGTRSAKYMALSYRATMPAQPYRVGRP, encoded by the coding sequence ATGCGCAGCGCTGCGCAGTGGGGCGCCCGTTTGACGCGGGGAGGCTTCCACCTGATCGGGGTGCTCCTGGTGTGCGGGCTGGTCTCGTGGATCGTGGCTGACGCGCCTCTGACGCTGCGCCTGGTCGCTGCCAGCTGGCAGCACGAGGGGGTTCCGAGGGCGGTCGCGCTGGGAGGGGCGATTCAGCTCGGGCTGTCGGCCTGTGTGTGGGCGCTTTTGATGATCGTGTGGGAGCTCTTTACCTCGGGTGGGGCGCGACGGGTAGCTCACACCTCGCAGCGCGCGCTTCGGGCGGCCCGGGGCACCGTGATCACCGAGACGCTGATCGTGATCCCGATTGTGCTGCTGCTGATCTTTGGTCTGGCGCAACTGGCGATCAACAACATCGCCGGGGTGCTCAATCAGGTGGCTTATTTTCAGGCCGCACGGACCGCCTGGGTGTGGGCCCCGGAGCCCGGGATCAGCGAGGCGGATCTCAAAGATCGCGCGCGCATCGCGGTGGCGCTGACCTTTACGCCGGTCGCTCCCGGCAATTACCAGACCACCGGATATTTTGGAGTTGGCGGTGATGGCGATCTCTCGGAGCGGGCGCTCGACGCCCGCGAGATCATGCGCGAGCGCTACTTCTCGATCGAAGATGCCATCATCGGGGCGCTTCCCCTGGAGCCCTCGGCCGATGCCAACAACACGTCTTTTGATCGCGCGCTGGACAGCTCGACCAACTACGCCACGCGCGCCACCCAGAAGTTCACCCACGCCTACCTGGCCACCGAGATCGAGGAGGTCATCAACACCGGCGGGGAGGTCGGGGTCAGCTACACCTATTATCTGCACCAGGCGATGCCGCTGGTGGGTGGGATTTTCGGGGAGACCCACACCGTGGGTACACGCAGTGCCAAATACATGGCTTTGAGCTACCGGGCGACGATGCCCGCGCAGCCTTATCGAGTGGGGCGTCCATGA
- a CDS encoding cupredoxin domain-containing protein: protein MFIRFAAKAMSIAMLVSLMAFTAACGGGDTVPDDSAAQSSTAPESRSVVLYQFRYNPSSLTVPAGTTVTFKNRDPERHNINIAALNVDQNLDANQEWSYTFNTTGEFAVSNRFNDRMQLTVIVE, encoded by the coding sequence ATGTTCATCCGTTTTGCCGCTAAAGCTATGTCCATCGCCATGCTCGTCAGCCTTATGGCCTTCACCGCTGCCTGCGGTGGTGGCGATACCGTGCCCGACGACTCGGCAGCACAGTCCTCGACCGCCCCGGAAAGCCGCTCGGTGGTGCTCTACCAGTTCCGCTACAACCCGAGCAGCCTCACCGTTCCGGCCGGCACCACGGTTACCTTTAAGAACCGCGATCCGGAGCGCCACAACATCAACATCGCCGCGCTCAACGTCGATCAGAACCTCGACGCCAACCAGGAGTGGTCTTATACCTTTAATACCACCGGCGAATTCGCCGTCTCCAACCGCTTCAATGACCGCATGCAGCTGACGGTCATCGTGGAGTAA
- a CDS encoding DUF2270 domain-containing protein encodes MDDQSPDRTVMVHFYRASVIHADVWRQRLDATTNWAIVTNAAMLSFTLSQPDTPHFIVLLLIGVNFLLMIMESRRYQLYDLWRRRIRCLDRYFIAPNLAPGHGPSPDHARRELKSLADDLGHSYPQLSLIDALGYRLRRNYGYIQLIALGTWCLKLFIHPTPVSSAAYFVRRAHIGYISGPMTMTMVVSLTLIVVFVALRAPSEQMVAWQQLPSPIERLFRLPIFHRRMALDEEENFHRHDPKS; translated from the coding sequence ATGGACGACCAGTCGCCGGACCGCACCGTGATGGTCCACTTCTACCGCGCCAGCGTGATACACGCCGACGTGTGGCGCCAGCGTCTGGACGCCACAACCAACTGGGCGATCGTCACCAACGCGGCGATGCTCTCCTTTACCCTATCCCAGCCCGACACCCCTCACTTCATCGTCTTGCTCCTGATCGGGGTGAACTTCCTTCTGATGATCATGGAGAGCCGCCGCTACCAGCTCTATGATTTGTGGCGCCGACGCATACGCTGCCTGGATCGCTACTTCATCGCTCCCAATCTTGCCCCCGGGCACGGCCCCTCCCCCGACCACGCCCGACGCGAGCTCAAATCGCTGGCTGACGACCTGGGTCATTCCTACCCCCAGCTCAGCCTGATCGACGCGCTGGGCTACCGTCTGCGCCGAAACTACGGCTACATCCAGCTCATCGCCCTGGGCACCTGGTGTCTCAAGCTCTTTATTCACCCGACACCGGTCTCCAGCGCAGCCTACTTCGTGCGCCGCGCCCACATCGGCTACATCAGCGGCCCGATGACAATGACGATGGTCGTCTCACTCACACTCATCGTCGTCTTCGTCGCCCTGCGCGCCCCCTCCGAGCAGATGGTGGCCTGGCAGCAGCTGCCCTCCCCGATTGAGCGTCTCTTTCGCCTCCCGATCTTTCATCGACGCATGGCGCTCGATGAAGAAGAGAACTTTCACCGGCACGATCCCAAAAGTTGA